Within the Zea mays cultivar B73 chromosome 10, Zm-B73-REFERENCE-NAM-5.0, whole genome shotgun sequence genome, the region ataggacagagataggtcaaaggacacttgcctccaccaaacgactgctgctcaggggcttctcctgcgggttcctcgggctcttcgaccgaatcgttctctatgcgattgcaaacatacatacatccacatatttaatacaaaagaacagtacaccatacaaggaaacaaataaagcgaatatgcatcaagtatgacattcgatatcgcatttgttatggttagaaagaaacgggaaagggtctcgcagggggttaaatcttatgcactaacgatcaattacaattggttcttaacaaaagaattctgttatatgcactagtgggaacctaatcattttaagttgatcaacatcgcacgagataaacaattaactacatgaatcaattagcataacggaattttaaattaaacttcctatttcaatggcatatgaacaacgattagcctacttaaaataaaatagctatgatcacagaaagtaaataaaataaaataaaacgaaataaataaaaaaaagggggggcggttgaaccggccctaggggcggttgaaccggccggctgggcggcgagctgggcggcggggcggctgagccggcccggttgaaccggcggccaggcgagcgcgcgggggggggggggggtcgggctggccaggcggccgagccggccaaacggccaggcgagcgcgcagccaaggcggccagggggcgcgccggccagggcggccaggcggccaaggggccgggcgggcggacggctgggcggccagggggcgcgccggcggggggcacggccgggggctggccgagccggccagggcgcggccgggcggggcgggccgagccggccatggcggcggccaaggcgccgagcggcaaggggaaaggggagggggggaatggggaagggaggagagggggagggggctcaccggcgacggggacggggcggggcggggcggccgagcggggcggccgatcggcgacggggaggggcggcgctagggcagggggtaggggcggcggcggcttagggtgagggagagaaaatgggagaaaatgagagggagagagaaagaatttggggaaaaaggggaggtggggggggcggttgggccttttgggcccaagggggggcgccaggggcggctgggccggccggggtcggcccacggcgcgggagagagaaaaagaggagagagaaagagagagagagaaaaaaaagaaaagatcttctcctcattttcgaaatccgatctttctacatgaatgcatttgcactttcaaagcaatcaaaagaaatgcaaggttcggcatggtgcatcaaacaacataaagtatttagggtttttcttacacgggaaatccaaaccgaatcccgctagaactttggaaaaggtcaaggtgtagcgagggcaaaaagaaaaagaaaaggtaacgcccgaattttggcgagtaaagaaaagaaaaaaaattcaactgcaaaattcggggcgttacacgcaAGCACATCCATGTCTGGTGTTGTCTCTCCCCAACTTAACAAAATTGATTGATAAGGTCAAGTTGGTGGTGCAGCTGTTAGACTTCATTGAGGAGAGCAGAGACTTAACCATTCAGGAATGGAACTTCAAAGAAATCTCGCTTCTCCATTTACAAGATCTTTTAGCTAAGCAACATATTTATTGGAAGCAAAGAGGCCAAATCAAATGGGCCACCCTTGGAGATGCCGGCACTAAATTCTTTCACGCCAATGCCACTGTCAAGCGCAGACATAACCTTATCTCTTCTCTTAAAGATGATAATGGAAATATGGCTCTCTCTCATAATGAAAAAGAAGTTGTGCTTTTTAATGCCTTCAAGAACCGTTTGGGGACTTCTCAGCAAACTACTATGGTTTTTAACTTACCTGCTTTGATTCAGCCCATTGGTAATCTTTCCGAGCTTGAGCAACCTTTCTCTAGCCGGGAGATCGATCAAATCATTGCATGTCTGCCTTCAAATAAATCGCCAGGTCCGGATGGCTTTAACATAGACTTTGTTAAAAAATACTGGCCGGTAATTGCCCCTGATTTTTATGACCTATTCAACAAATTTTTTGAAGGATCTCTCTGCATGCATAGCATCAACGGATCATATGTGACCCTCATTCCCAAAAATGGCTCTCCTGATTCAGTTGGTGACTACAGACCCATCTCCCTCCTTAACACGAGTGTCAAAGTTTTAACAAAAATCTTAGCCAATCGCCTGCAGCTGGTGATCACAAAGCTCGTCCATCAGAATCAATATGGTTTTATCAAGGATAGATCGATCCAGGATTGCTTACCTTGGGCTTTTGAATATATTTCACTGTGTCACAAATCCAGAAAAGAAATGGTCATTCTAAAGCTTGATTTTGAGAAGACATTTGATAAACTGGAGCATGCTGCTCTCTTGGAGATCCTGAGGCACAAGGGGTTCGGTAATAAATGGATCCACTGGATCTCTATGATTCTTGGCTCCGGATCTTCTGAAGTTCTTTTGAATGGAGTCCCTGGGAAAAGATTTCACTGTCGACGCGGCGTCAGGCAAGGCGACCCTCTGTCCCCGCTTCTTTTTGTTCTTGCTGCTGACCTTTTACAGACTATTGTCAACAAGGCCTGCAAAGGTGGCATTCTTCGTCTTCCATTACCAAACAATTGTGGCCCGGATTTCCCTATCATACAATATGTTGATGATACTATCCTCATAATGGAAGCCTGCCCTAgacaacttttcttcttaaaagcaatgctcaactcttTCGCTGACTCCACTGGGCTCCATGTGAATTACCATAAGTCCAACATTTACCCCATCAATGTCTCAGACCAGAAAATGGAGATCCTTGCAAATACTTTTCATTGCAAAATTGGATCATTGTCCTTTACTTACTTAGGGCTTCCCTTGGGTATCCAAAGACCTAAATTGGGTGCTTTTCTACCCCTTATCCAGAAAATTGAAAAAAGACTGGCGTCAACCTCCATCTTCTTATCACAGGCTGGAAGACTTGAAATGGTTAATGCAGTCTTCTCCTCTCTTCCAACATATTACATGTGCACTCTGAAGCTCCCCAAAATGGTGATCAGGCACATTGACAGACTCAGACGACACTGCCTTTGGAGAGGTGCTGATTTAAATGCCAAGAAACCCCCTCAAGTTGCTTGGAGTTCGGTTTGCAGGCCAAAACATCAGGGGGTTGGGTGTAATCAATCTGTCATTACAAAATCAAGCCCTTCTCATGAAAAACCTTCATAAAATTTTCAACAGAGCTGCCACCCCCTGGGTTAATATTATTTGGACCAATCACTACAGTCACTCTGCCCTCGGGTAAACCAGTTGGTTCTTTTTGGTGGCGAGATGTCCTTAAAACGCTTGAACCATTTAAGAGTATTGCTAGGGTGGAAATTGAAGATGGAAAAACAACACTTCTCTGGCATGATAACTGGGATGGTATTCCCAAATCAACACAGTATCTAGAACTTTGGTCCTTCTCTGCTTGCAAAGACATCACTGTGCTACAAGCAAGACTGGTTGACTCCCAAGAATTGTTCCATGCTCCGTTGTCCACCGAAGCCTTTGTTCAACTTCAAGAGTTGAATGATTGCTTGGATAATCTTCCCCATAATAATTACAAAGACAAATGGTGCTGCTCTACTCCTTCTGGCTTATTTTCCTCGCAAAAGATTTATGCTCATCTGATGGGTAACCAGTGGACACATCCCATTTTCTCTTGGTTATGGAAATCCAAATGTCAACCCAAGCACAAGGTGTTCTTTTGGCTACTACTGAAAGACAGACTAAATACTAGAGCTTTTCTGAGGCAGCGGTCCATGTTTTTGGACTCTTATTCCTGTGACAACTGTATTCTTCAAGTTGAAGAGACGACCATTCACCTCTTTTTCAGATGCAATTTTGCTAAGAGATGTTGGTCCTTGATTGGAATCTCTCCTTCACATTCTGCGGATTTACTCAACACCATTTTAAGAATCAGAAGACGTTGGCAAGTCCCTTGGAAACTTGAAGCCATAATTCTATTGACCTGGGGCATCTGGAAATGCAGAAATAATTGGGTGTTCAATGAGACTCCGCCCACGGTGGAAGGTTATCGTGCTATGTTCAAATCTGAAATGAACCTTCTTAGTCACCGAGTTAAACCAGTAATTGGAGATAAAATTAGAACCTGGCTTCTTTATTATGTTCTGTAattcttctttcttctttcttCTGTACTCACCCTCCTGTATCCTATCCCGCACTCTGGTTTCTTTAAAGCAATAAGCAATAAAATATTGTAGGACCCCCTATAGTAACTTTTActtcaacaacaacaacaacaacaacaacaacaacaacaacaacaacaacaataataataataataataataataataataataataataataataataataataataataataataataataataataataataataataataaaaaattaAACCGCACATGCATGCATGCCATGACATCGCCGTGGTTGCGTGGGCCCTACGGTTGTGGGGCTGAAGTACGAGAGGATCCGGTCTGGAGGCATTTTAGCGCCGGGAATATCCGTCGCCAGGAGAATATCCGCTCGCTATATTCTCTCTATCATTACTAGCCGCCATCGAAATCTGCCGGATGGCCAGAACCCAGTGCGTGCGGTCACCAACCGGAGGGAACAAGGAGCAGTCGTCGATCGCCTCTCCTTTGCAGTTGCGGCTTTGCTTGATCGCCTCACGCCAAGCAAGCACCGACTGCCTCAAATTAAGGTTCGTACAACAGCAGAGGTTTGCAGAGCTAGTGGTGATGGTGGTGTAAAAAAAAAGTCTGACAACCTTAACACAAGAAGAAGACCACGGTAAATTAAAGTAACAGATAGTCAAAATAAAACAATCGTGGGTGTGACTGTGACCTCACCGGGACCAGAAGAGGTAAAAGGGAAACAAACCCGCCGGCCAGGCAAAAGGCTCTTGCcgattttctcttctctttccctcccTATAAGACCCGAGACTCCTCGGAAGCCACGGCCCAGAAAGCTGGCCTCCTCCGCCTTTCTTTCCTTCCTCCCTCGGGGCTCCGCGCGCGCAGCAGCCAGGAACAGCTCCGCTGCCTGCTCCCTTGGGGAAAAAAAACTTCAAGAACAGCGGCGGTCGGCTCTTCTCCAATCCTGCTTCAAGGTTCGCGCGCGTCCCGTGTTCTGCCACTTCAAGGCTATACGATATTTAGGTTGTTTTATCTACAGATAAGTAGTTATCGCAAAAACTATATATGGATATTTGGGTTGCTCTTATCGGATGGGGAGTAATGTCTACTTTTTTTTTTGGCGGAGGCTTATTTTTAGGTGTTCGCGCGCGTACGCTTATGCTGATGTCAAGGGCTGTTGAATTTGACTAATAAATCGATATGTTTAGAACTGTTCTGCAACAATTATAATAGTTTAGAGCTCATTGTCGGTGCCATAATCCTGTGGATGGTTTCTGATGCCGGCTCTATTTGACCCTTTTTCAGGCTGCACCGACCGGCTCTATTTGAGCTATATCTCTGCAGGAAAGCTCAGTTCAGATCCATTCACTTCACTCATGGGCTCATCCTCGGGCCATCAGAGAAGCAAAACGCGCAGCAGGAACAGGAAGCCCTTGGGAATTCAGCTCTTGGAGCGGGTCCGTGGCAGCCCCATCTCCTTCAGATCATGCCAGGCTCTCGTGCTAGTGCTCACGTTCCTATCCTACGCCAGCTACCACGCCACCAGGAAAACCACGAGCGTCGTCAAGAGCGTCCTCGACCCAAAGACGAAGACGAACCTAGGCACGTCGTCGGCGCATTACTGGCCCCCCAGCCACCTCTTCTAtctccataatctcaaagatgcgGACAACAGCAGCGCCGGCGGCTCTCTctccagcggcggcggcggcggctgggttcCGTTCAACGAGGCGGAAGACGGCACGGCGTTGCTGGGCGAGATCGACCTGGCGTTCCTCGGCGCGTACGCGGCCGGCATGTTCTTCGCGGGCCACCTGGGCGACAGGGTGGACCTGAGGGTCCTCCTCACCGTAGGGATGGTGGGGACCGGGCTCTTCACCGCCGCCTTCGGAGCGGGCTACTGGCTCGACGTGCACAGCTTCTACTACTTCCTGGCCGTGCAGATGGTGGCCGGCCTGTTCCAGTCGTCCGGGTGGCCGTCGGTGGTGGCGGTGGTCGGCAACTGGTTCGGGAAGAGCAAGAGGGGGCTCATCATGGGGGTGTGGAACGCCCACACCTCCGTGGGGAACATTTCCGGCTCGCTGGTCGCCGCTGCCATGTTGAGGTACGGGTGGTGCTGGAGCTTTGTGGTGCCCGGTGTCGTCATCGCGCTGGTCGGGCTCGCCGTGTTCCTGCTCTTGCCTGTTGCGCCTGATGTGATTGGAGTCCAGGAGGATCTCTGTTTGAAGGACGCTCCATTGCTTGAACGACGACGCGCAGATGTAGAGGAAAAGGCGGTTGGGTTTATTGAGGCGTGGAGGATCCCTGGTGTTGCCCCTTTCGCCCTCTGCCTTTTCTTCTGCAAGCTTGTGGCGTATACGTTCCTGTACTGGCTTCCCTTCTATATCAGCCACACAGGTTTGTTTGTCAAGTTTCTAAAATGTTTTGCCATTTTATTTTACTGCATCGAATCGCTGTGGTTCTAACTAATAACTGTGTTCCTGTGTTTCAGCTATCGGTGGAGAATACTTGTC harbors:
- the LOC100281746 gene encoding glycerol 3-phosphate permease isoform X1 — translated: MGSSSGHQRSKTRSRNRKPLGIQLLERVRGSPISFRSCQALVLVLTFLSYASYHATRKTTSVVKSVLDPKTKTNLGTSSAHYWPPSHLFYLHNLKDADNSSAGGSLSSGGGGGWVPFNEAEDGTALLGEIDLAFLGAYAAGMFFAGHLGDRVDLRVLLTVGMVGTGLFTAAFGAGYWLDVHSFYYFLAVQMVAGLFQSSGWPSVVAVVGNWFGKSKRGLIMGVWNAHTSVGNISGSLVAAAMLRYGWCWSFVVPGVVIALVGLAVFLLLPVAPDVIGVQEDLCLKDAPLLERRRADVEEKAVGFIEAWRIPGVAPFALCLFFCKLVAYTFLYWLPFYISHTAIGGEYLSDSAAGVLSTLFDVGGVVGGILAGHISDHLDARALTAASFTFSAIPALFFYRVYGNVSLAWNIALMFVTGMLVNGPYALITTAVSADLGTHSSLNGNSRALATVTAIIDGTGSIGAAVGPLLTGYISARSWSAVFTMLMASALVAGLLLSRLVAAEVVAKMESRRTPAPAASDLLPVSSSSMDEP